The following are from one region of the Etheostoma spectabile isolate EspeVRDwgs_2016 chromosome 2, UIUC_Espe_1.0, whole genome shotgun sequence genome:
- the LOC116706233 gene encoding girdin isoform X2: protein MEIGVFLPCLDQFMLSPLVTWVKTFMPYDGGMHLDFSELLDGVFLNDIMTQINPSATPQGANKVSRDPSQRIQNLNFLVQQIKTYYLDNLRQLIMIPLPNVLLLGRTPYCEQSLAEMKKLLLLLLGCAVQCERKEEYIERIRMLDFDTKAAIAAHIQELTHSQENVLDLQWLESSEVYPDELEAVARNMATHLRQLLNQRDTHLETIAELMQEKEGVVSLLNTPSSPQSGSYSPSMQQQTGTQQHLAVELADSKAKIRRLRQELEEKSEQMLDSRHELENMEAELKRIQQENSQLLVDARASRTYRDELDALRERAMKADKLESEVGRYREQLHKMEFYKANVEELKEDNRVLQETKEVLEDQLAGWRARSDKIHQLEKHSLLLTARVHDMEQERNADRRRIEELQEENLSLCLAQRRSMEESQHLGWELEQLAKTTENSQGQQTLSEEVSERTRSRLLKLEKENQSLLRSIEEFRAASINNSAQSKHGHHLQCEHVCKVVCSTNNCTLSTDEPKGLQTTCSHIENHTNVFPLSTVTQQMLNGGSHCHQPLHAEGELEGVQSEILLTEKPDLHIKEKGELEDGDHFKELMSDLEVLENNHNRLHCFVGSRESSPGSKSSSPCHDSIFTGLPTRSSYASKQTQRLEAKCRALDTANQHLQTSLDNTDRKVQRLEAEVQELEAENQSLQATLEELRISARRLEKLETEKQSLEQETTVLEREKRHLEKENRRLRQQAEIQEANLDSSNVSIASLEREMRFLVKEVEGLRETAERVKGLERDNRELSKQAAIDQRTLATLREELVSEKLKTQQRNNELERLAHDLEMKALSQESAEQAEQEAPDTRFKMLESELESSLKKSLRIKEDKMASLEARLQESSTLNQQLRQELKTVKLSYEALQQRHEEEWTASSSTPPKETGKVMSEWLRESQEATKELLKLKDRLIEVERNNATLEAERQAMQAQLRQLESQSDSQQAQVLALQRQAASLQENNTALQTHNANLQVEKSTLNSQSASLMAQNAQLQQHQSGTESERDGAMREREDLRVVHEQLLRDHERLAALHERQAMEYEALMGKHGCVKNAHRTLELEHRTLQDRYNSLLQQRTKLEDLEKALKEEQLRMALEKEQHRTTAAECRRLRDEKDWLNQTYRQLLNDNELLTTDHKQLKSQLNEAKLEHTWLEADFSKLKKEFQQLDITSTKLTNQCELLGQLKGNLEEENRHLLSQIETLMLQNRTLLEQTMESKDLFHVEERQYIDKLNDLRRQKEKLEEKIMDQYKFYEPSPPRRRGNWITLKLKKLIKSNSREHGPDCPPTPTNSGFTDPHLTCQDNSSFISSDGSGGSASAGDAISPHRKSTTKMFPRMRNRLKDRDKVKSLFRRSMSLSSLAYPSAPFEKDQWASSSERLDGSEAEGQSYVEDRKNALSTSHTTSILSILHLNLPTTPPSGHVPITTTDTTTDTAPDVSELWVTDKDSNDSAVPSGLEDDELQNHGLNGVQSRAQSESSGEFSLSLENEPWSNGSSPVQQPPSRRSFSSFQPPSDTSTPQHTQKQQQRHREKASTMPIVNSQNSDIQSTPQQRKPGLSQDFWLTRGTKSIRRGPRGKVTRHSSDSTGTVKMNPGPNVMNSNSSSSKAETTQTLACSPITVLYVQGKSSSMSGCLNCFSTPLGKEGRLKGPRSPKSLPRASSVISTAEGSSRRSSVNSDCRSTVKTDPLSAKVSEASGGQEETVSQPEPEANNSEPEPEPEPIPPVKPPRDPTVFDPTDGPKSPVQESLFGSSFTFNSVFSNTIFSDSVVTTTTSLDALDTNQTFLCLNPSLVQNCPLESQESPPPKTPQTLINVEKEQSQNAERAAGIEEKDKPLTTA, encoded by the exons ATGGAAATTGGAGTTTTTCTGCCCTGTCTGGATCAATTCATGCTGAGCCCACTTGTCACTTGG GTGAAGACATTCATGCCATATGATGGGGGCATGCACTTGGACTTTTCTGAATTACTGGATGGAGTTTTTTTGAATGACATAATGACACAAAT AAATCCCTCGGCTACTCCTCAGGGTGCAAACAAAGTGAGCAGGGATCCAAGTCAGAGAATCCAGAACCTAAACTTCCTCGTCCAGCAAATCAAGACGTATTATCTG gataATCTGAGACAATTAATCATGATTCCTTTGCCAAACGTGTTGTTGCTAGGCAGGACTCCTTACTGTG aaCAAAGTCTGGCGGAAATGAAGAAgcttttgctgctgctgttgggaTGTGCAGTTCAG tgtgagagaaaagaggagtaCATCGAGAGGATCCGGATGCTTGACTTTGACACAAAAGCTGCCATAGCTGCACATATTCAGGAG TTGACTCATAGTCAGGAGAACGTGCTGGATCTGCAGTGGTTAGAATCCAGCGAGGTGTACCCAGATGAGCTGGAGGCCGTAGCGAGGAATATGGCCACACACCTCAGACAACTGCTGAACCAGAGGGACACCCATCTAGAG ACTATAGCAGAGCTAATGCAGGAAAAGGAAGGTGTTGTTAGCTTGCTCAATACCCCCTCCAGCCCACAGTCTGGCAGCTATTCTCCCAGCATGCAGCAGCAGACAGGGACACAGCAACACCTGGCTGTGGAGCTGGCTGATTCTAAGGCCAAGATTAGACGACTTAGACAAGAACT AGAGGAGAAGAGTGAGCAGATGCTGGACAGCAGACATGAGCTGGAGAACATGGAGGCAGAGCTGAAGAGGATCCAGCAGGAg AACTCCCAGCTGCTTGTAGACGCCCGTGCATCCCGCACCTACCGTGACGAGCTGGACgccctgagagagagagcaatgaAGGCGGACAAGCTGGAGAGCGAAGTGGGACGCTACAGGGAGCAACTGCACAAGATGGAATTCTACAAAGCCAACGTGGAG gagcTAAAGGAGGATAACAGGGTGCTACAGGAGACCAAAGAGGTGTTGGAGGATCAGTTGGCAGGCTGGAGGGCACGTTCCGATAAAATCCACCAGCTTGAGAAGCACAGTCTGCTGTTGACGGCCCGGGTCCATGACATGGAACAG GAGAGGAATGCAGATCGGAGGCGCATTGAGGAGCTGCAGGAGGAaaacctgtctctctgtttggCTCAAAGGAGGAGCATGGAAGAGTCCCAGCACCTGGGCTGGGAGTTAGAGCAGCTCGCCAAGACCACTGAGAACTCCCAGG gCCAGCAGACTTTGAGCGAGGAGGTGAGTGAGAGGACCCGCAGTCGGCTACTGAagctggagaaggagaaccaaaGTCTATTAAGGAGCATAGAGGAATTCAGAGCTGCCTCTATTAACAACAGTGCGCAGTCCAAACATGGCCACCACCTCCAGTGTGAACATGTCTGCAAGGTGGTctgcagcaccaacaactgTACCTTGTCAACAGATGAACCCAAAGGGTTGCAAACCACCTGCTCACATATAGAAAACCACACTAATGTATTCCCGCTCAGCACAGTAACACAGCAGATGCTGAATGGAGGGTCACACTGCCATCAGCCACTCCATGCAGAGGGAGAGCTGGAGGGAGTTCAGAGTGAGATCCTTCTCACCGAGAAGCCAGACCTTCATATTAAGGAGAAAGGAGAGCTAGAGGATGGAGACCATTTCAAAGAACTGATGTCTGATCTGGAAGTCTTAGAAAACAATCACAATAGGCTCCATTGTTTTGTTGGATCACGGGAAAGCTCCCCTGGCTCAAAGAGCAGCAGTCCCTGCCATGACAGCATCTTCACAGGTCTGCCAACACGTTCCTCCTATGCCAGCAAGCAAACACAGCGGCTGGAGGCCAAGTGCAGGGCCCTAGACACAGCTAACCAGCATCTACAGACTTCCCTCGATAATACTG ACCGTAAAGTTCAGCGCCTGGAGGCAGAAGTTCAGGAGCTGGAAGCAGAGAACCAGAGTCTGCAGGCCACTTTAGAAGAACTTCGGATCTCTGCGCGGCGCTTGGAGAAACTGGAAACAGAGAAGCAAAGCCTGGAGCAAGAAACCACAGTCTTGGAGAGGGAAAAGAGACATCTAGAGAAAGAGAATCGACGACTCCGCCAGCAG GCTGAAATCCAGGAAGCCAACTTAGACAGCAGCAATGTCTCTATTGCCAGCTTGGAAAGGGAGATGCGTTTTCTTGTTAAGGAGGTGGAGGGGTTAAGGGAGACTGCTGAGAGGGTGAAAGGCCTggagagagacaacagagaacTGAGCAAGCAAGCTGCTATCGACCAGAGGACCCTGGCCACCCTCAGAGAG GAGCTGGTGAGCGAGAAGCTAAAGACCCAGCAGAGAAACAATGAACTGGAGAGGCTTGCCCATGATTTGGAAATGAAGGCCCTTAGCCAGGAGAGTGCAGAGCAGGCTGAACAAGAGGCTCCAGACACCAG GTTTAAGATGCTGGAGTCGGAATTAGAGTCGTCTCTAAAAAAATCTCTTCGGATTAAAGAGGACAAGATGGCATCTTTGGAGGCTCGTCTGCAGGAATCTTCCACCCTGAACCAGCAGCTGCGCCAGGAGCTCAAGACT GTGAAGCTGAGCTATGAGGCCTTGCAGCAGAGGCATGAGGAAGAGTGGACAGCATCAAGTTCCACCCCTCCCAAAGAGACTGGCAAGGTAATGAGCGAATGGCTGCGTGAAAGCCAGGAGGCCACCAAGGAACTGCTGAAGCTCAAAGACCGTCTCATTGAAGTGGAGAGGAAT AATGCAACACTGGAGGCAGAGCGCCAGGCTATGCAGGCCCAGCTGAGGCAGTTGGAGAGTCAGTCTGACAGCCAGCAGGCTCAGGTCCTCGCACTGCAGAGGCAGGCTGCCTCACTGCAGGAGAACAACACAGCCCTGCAGACACACAACGCTAACCTGCAG GTGGAAAAATCCACTCTGAACTCACAGAGTGCTTCCCTCATGGCCCAGAATGCTCAGCTGCAGCAGCACCAGTCGGGCACAGAAAGCGAGCGTGACGGCGCCATGCGGGAACGCGAAGACCTGCGCGTTGTTCATGAGCAGCTGTTACGAGATCACGAGCGGCTGGCAGCTCTGCATGAGCGGCAAGCTATGGAGTACGAGGCCCTGATGGGCAAGCATGGCTGTGTGAAAAACGCCCATCGTACTCTGGAGCTGGAGCATCGCACACTGCAGGACAG GTACAATAGCCTGTTGCAGCAGCGTACCAAGCTAGAAGACCTGGAGAAAGCCCTGAAGGAAGAGCAGCTGAGGATGGCTCTGGAGAAAGAACAGCACAGGACCACTGCTGCTGAATGTCGCAGGCTCCGTGACGAGAAGGACTG GCTGAACCAGACATACCGTCAGCTTCTTAACGACAACGAGTTGCTAACGACGGATCACAAGCAGCTCAAGAGCCAGCTGAATGAGGCCAAGCTGGAGCACACCTGGCTGGAGGCCGACTTCTCCAAGCTCAAGAAGGAGTTTCAGCAGCTGGACATTACCTCCACAAAGCTCACCAACCAGTGTGAG CTACTGGGCCAGTTGAAGGGCAACCTGGAGGAAGAGAATCGCCACCTGCTCAGCCAGATCGAGACCCTGATGCTACAGAACCGAACCCTTTTGGAGCAGACTATGGAGAGCAAGGATCTGTTTCACGTTGAAGAGAGACAGTATAT TGACAAACTTAATGATTTGAGGAGGCAGAAGGAGAAGCTGGAGGAAAAGATAATGGACCAGTACAAATTTTATGAACCATCCCCTCCTCGCAG ACGTGGAAACTGGATCACCCTAAAACTGAAGAAGTTGATTAAGTCCAATAGCCGTGAGCATGGTCCCGACtgcccacccacacccacaaacTCAGGCTTTACGGACCCACACCTCACCTGTCAGGACAACAGCTCCTTCATCAGCTCAGATGGCTCTGGAGGCTCGGCCTCAGCAGGTGATGCCATCTCACCCCATCGTAAGAGCA CGACCAAAATGTTTCCCCGTATGAGGAACAGACTGAAGGACAGAGACAAAGTCAAGTCCCTCTTCCGTCGTTCCATGT CCCTGAGCAGCTTGGCGTACCCCTCAGCCCCGTTCGAGAAGGATCAGTGGGCAAGCAGCTCAGAGCGGCTCGACGGGTCAGAGGCAGAAGGACAATCCTATGTGGAGGACAGGAAGAATGCATTGTCCACATCCCATACCACCTCCATCTTGTCCATCCTCCACCTTAATCTTCCCACCACTCCACCATCTGGCCACGTCCCCATCACAACCACTGACACCACCACCGACACTGCTCCAGATGTTTCTGAGCTCTGGGTGACAG ACAAGGATTCAAATGATAGCGCTGTGCCATCTGGATTGGAGGACGACGAGCTGCAAAATCACG GGCTGAATGGCGTCCAGAGTCGTGCCCAAAGTGAGAGCAGCGGTGAGTTCAGCCTGAGTCTGGAAAATGAGCCATGGTCAAATGGCAGCAGCCCTGTCCAGCAGCCTCCATCACGCcgctccttctcctccttccaGCCCCCCAGTGATACCTccaccccccaacacacacagaagcagcagcagcggcacaGGGAGAAGGCCTCTACCATGCCCATCGTCAACAGCCAGAATTCAGATATTCAGTCTACACCACAACAGAGAAAGCCTGGGCTCTCTCAAGACTTCTGGCTAACAAGGGGTACAAAGAGCATCCGGAGGGGGCCAAGAGGGAAAGTGACGCGTCACTCGTCAGATTCAACAGGCACAGTCAAAATGAACCCAGGGCCGAATGTGATGAATTCAAATTCAAGCTCTAGCAAAGCTGAAACTACTCAAACCTTAGCTTGTTCGCCTATCACAGTACTGTATGTTCAGGGCAAGTCATCCTCAATGTCTGGTTGCCTCAACTGCTTCTCAACCCCTCTGGGCAAAGAGGGGCGACTTAAAGGGCCCAGGTCGCCCAAAAGTCTCCCCCGAGCCAGCAGTGTAATTTCCACCGCAGAGGGATCATCCCGGCGCTCCAGTGTAAACAGTGACTGCAGGTCAACTGTAAAGACTGACCCGCTTTCCGCCAAGGTTTCAGAAGCGAGCGGGGGTCAGGAGGAAACAGTAAGTCAACCTGAACCAGAGGCCAATAACAGTGagcctgagcctgagcctgagCCCATTCCCCCAGTCAAACCTCCCAGAGACCCAACGGTTTTTGATCCCACAGACGGACCCAAATCCCCTGTGCAGGAGTCCCTTTTTGGCTCCTCATTCACTTTTAACTCTGTCTTCTCTAACACGATCTTCAGTGATTCTGTGGTCACAACCACGACCAGTCTGGATGCCCTTGACACcaaccagaccttcctctgtcTAAATCCATCTCTGGTGCAAAACTGTCCACTTGAGAGCCAGGAGTCCCCTCCTCCTAAGACACCACAAACACTGATCAACGTGGAGAAGGAGCAGAGTCAAAATGCGGAACGTGCAGCTGGGATAGAAGAGAAGGACAAGCCACTCACAACTGCATGA
- the LOC116706233 gene encoding girdin isoform X5 has protein sequence MEIGVFLPCLDQFMLSPLVTWVKTFMPYDGGMHLDFSELLDGVFLNDIMTQINPSATPQGANKVSRDPSQRIQNLNFLVQQIKTYYLDNLRQLIMIPLPNVLLLGRTPYCEQSLAEMKKLLLLLLGCAVQCERKEEYIERIRMLDFDTKAAIAAHIQELTHSQENVLDLQWLESSEVYPDELEAVARNMATHLRQLLNQRDTHLETIAELMQEKEGVVSLLNTPSSPQSGSYSPSMQQQTGTQQHLAVELADSKAKIRRLRQELEEKSEQMLDSRHELENMEAELKRIQQENSQLLVDARASRTYRDELDALRERAMKADKLESEVGRYREQLHKMEFYKANVEELKEDNRVLQETKEVLEDQLAGWRARSDKIHQLEKHSLLLTARVHDMEQERNADRRRIEELQEENLSLCLAQRRSMEESQHLGWELEQLAKTTENSQGQQTLSEEVSERTRSRLLKLEKENQSLLRSIEEFRAASINNSAQSKHGHHLQCEHVCKVVCSTNNCTLSTDEPKGLQTTCSHIENHTNVFPLSTVTQQMLNGGSHCHQPLHAEGELEGVQSEILLTEKPDLHIKEKGELEDGDHFKELMSDLEVLENNHNRLHCFVGSRESSPGSKSSSPCHDSIFTGLPTRSSYASKQTQRLEAKCRALDTANQHLQTSLDNTDRKVQRLEAEVQELEAENQSLQATLEELRISARRLEKLETEKQSLEQETTVLEREKRHLEKENRRLRQQAEIQEANLDSSNVSIASLEREMRFLVKEVEGLRETAERVKGLERDNRELSKQAAIDQRTLATLREELVSEKLKTQQRNNELERLAHDLEMKALSQESAEQAEQEAPDTSRFKMLESELESSLKKSLRIKEDKMASLEARLQESSTLNQQLRQELKTVKLSYEALQQRHEEEWTASSSTPPKETGKVMSEWLRESQEATKELLKLKDRLIEVERNNATLEAERQAMQAQLRQLESQSDSQQAQVLALQRQAASLQENNTALQTHNANLQVEKSTLNSQSASLMAQNAQLQQHQSGTESERDGAMREREDLRVVHEQLLRDHERLAALHERQAMEYEALMGKHGCVKNAHRTLELEHRTLQDRYNSLLQQRTKLEDLEKALKEEQLRMALEKEQHRTTAAECRRLRDEKDWLNQTYRQLLNDNELLTTDHKQLKSQLNEAKLEHTWLEADFSKLKKEFQQLDITSTKLTNQCELLGQLKGNLEEENRHLLSQIETLMLQNRTLLEQTMESKDLFHVEERQYIDKLNDLRRQKEKLEEKIMDQYKFYEPSPPRRRGNWITLKLKKLIKSNSREHGPDCPPTPTNSGFTDPHLTCQDNSSFISSDGSGGSASAGDAISPHRKSNKDSNDSAVPSGLEDDELQNHGLNGVQSRAQSESSGEFSLSLENEPWSNGSSPVQQPPSRRSFSSFQPPSDTSTPQHTQKQQQRHREKASTMPIVNSQNSDIQSTPQQRKPGLSQDFWLTRGTKSIRRGPRGKVTRHSSDSTGTVKMNPGPNVMNSNSSSSKAETTQTLACSPITVLYVQGKSSSMSGCLNCFSTPLGKEGRLKGPRSPKSLPRASSVISTAEGSSRRSSVNSDCRSTVKTDPLSAKVSEASGGQEETVSQPEPEANNSEPEPEPEPIPPVKPPRDPTVFDPTDGPKSPVQESLFGSSFTFNSVFSNTIFSDSVVTTTTSLDALDTNQTFLCLNPSLVQNCPLESQESPPPKTPQTLINVEKEQSQNAERAAGIEEKDKPLTTA, from the exons ATGGAAATTGGAGTTTTTCTGCCCTGTCTGGATCAATTCATGCTGAGCCCACTTGTCACTTGG GTGAAGACATTCATGCCATATGATGGGGGCATGCACTTGGACTTTTCTGAATTACTGGATGGAGTTTTTTTGAATGACATAATGACACAAAT AAATCCCTCGGCTACTCCTCAGGGTGCAAACAAAGTGAGCAGGGATCCAAGTCAGAGAATCCAGAACCTAAACTTCCTCGTCCAGCAAATCAAGACGTATTATCTG gataATCTGAGACAATTAATCATGATTCCTTTGCCAAACGTGTTGTTGCTAGGCAGGACTCCTTACTGTG aaCAAAGTCTGGCGGAAATGAAGAAgcttttgctgctgctgttgggaTGTGCAGTTCAG tgtgagagaaaagaggagtaCATCGAGAGGATCCGGATGCTTGACTTTGACACAAAAGCTGCCATAGCTGCACATATTCAGGAG TTGACTCATAGTCAGGAGAACGTGCTGGATCTGCAGTGGTTAGAATCCAGCGAGGTGTACCCAGATGAGCTGGAGGCCGTAGCGAGGAATATGGCCACACACCTCAGACAACTGCTGAACCAGAGGGACACCCATCTAGAG ACTATAGCAGAGCTAATGCAGGAAAAGGAAGGTGTTGTTAGCTTGCTCAATACCCCCTCCAGCCCACAGTCTGGCAGCTATTCTCCCAGCATGCAGCAGCAGACAGGGACACAGCAACACCTGGCTGTGGAGCTGGCTGATTCTAAGGCCAAGATTAGACGACTTAGACAAGAACT AGAGGAGAAGAGTGAGCAGATGCTGGACAGCAGACATGAGCTGGAGAACATGGAGGCAGAGCTGAAGAGGATCCAGCAGGAg AACTCCCAGCTGCTTGTAGACGCCCGTGCATCCCGCACCTACCGTGACGAGCTGGACgccctgagagagagagcaatgaAGGCGGACAAGCTGGAGAGCGAAGTGGGACGCTACAGGGAGCAACTGCACAAGATGGAATTCTACAAAGCCAACGTGGAG gagcTAAAGGAGGATAACAGGGTGCTACAGGAGACCAAAGAGGTGTTGGAGGATCAGTTGGCAGGCTGGAGGGCACGTTCCGATAAAATCCACCAGCTTGAGAAGCACAGTCTGCTGTTGACGGCCCGGGTCCATGACATGGAACAG GAGAGGAATGCAGATCGGAGGCGCATTGAGGAGCTGCAGGAGGAaaacctgtctctctgtttggCTCAAAGGAGGAGCATGGAAGAGTCCCAGCACCTGGGCTGGGAGTTAGAGCAGCTCGCCAAGACCACTGAGAACTCCCAGG gCCAGCAGACTTTGAGCGAGGAGGTGAGTGAGAGGACCCGCAGTCGGCTACTGAagctggagaaggagaaccaaaGTCTATTAAGGAGCATAGAGGAATTCAGAGCTGCCTCTATTAACAACAGTGCGCAGTCCAAACATGGCCACCACCTCCAGTGTGAACATGTCTGCAAGGTGGTctgcagcaccaacaactgTACCTTGTCAACAGATGAACCCAAAGGGTTGCAAACCACCTGCTCACATATAGAAAACCACACTAATGTATTCCCGCTCAGCACAGTAACACAGCAGATGCTGAATGGAGGGTCACACTGCCATCAGCCACTCCATGCAGAGGGAGAGCTGGAGGGAGTTCAGAGTGAGATCCTTCTCACCGAGAAGCCAGACCTTCATATTAAGGAGAAAGGAGAGCTAGAGGATGGAGACCATTTCAAAGAACTGATGTCTGATCTGGAAGTCTTAGAAAACAATCACAATAGGCTCCATTGTTTTGTTGGATCACGGGAAAGCTCCCCTGGCTCAAAGAGCAGCAGTCCCTGCCATGACAGCATCTTCACAGGTCTGCCAACACGTTCCTCCTATGCCAGCAAGCAAACACAGCGGCTGGAGGCCAAGTGCAGGGCCCTAGACACAGCTAACCAGCATCTACAGACTTCCCTCGATAATACTG ACCGTAAAGTTCAGCGCCTGGAGGCAGAAGTTCAGGAGCTGGAAGCAGAGAACCAGAGTCTGCAGGCCACTTTAGAAGAACTTCGGATCTCTGCGCGGCGCTTGGAGAAACTGGAAACAGAGAAGCAAAGCCTGGAGCAAGAAACCACAGTCTTGGAGAGGGAAAAGAGACATCTAGAGAAAGAGAATCGACGACTCCGCCAGCAG GCTGAAATCCAGGAAGCCAACTTAGACAGCAGCAATGTCTCTATTGCCAGCTTGGAAAGGGAGATGCGTTTTCTTGTTAAGGAGGTGGAGGGGTTAAGGGAGACTGCTGAGAGGGTGAAAGGCCTggagagagacaacagagaacTGAGCAAGCAAGCTGCTATCGACCAGAGGACCCTGGCCACCCTCAGAGAG GAGCTGGTGAGCGAGAAGCTAAAGACCCAGCAGAGAAACAATGAACTGGAGAGGCTTGCCCATGATTTGGAAATGAAGGCCCTTAGCCAGGAGAGTGCAGAGCAGGCTGAACAAGAGGCTCCAGACACCAG TAGGTTTAAGATGCTGGAGTCGGAATTAGAGTCGTCTCTAAAAAAATCTCTTCGGATTAAAGAGGACAAGATGGCATCTTTGGAGGCTCGTCTGCAGGAATCTTCCACCCTGAACCAGCAGCTGCGCCAGGAGCTCAAGACT GTGAAGCTGAGCTATGAGGCCTTGCAGCAGAGGCATGAGGAAGAGTGGACAGCATCAAGTTCCACCCCTCCCAAAGAGACTGGCAAGGTAATGAGCGAATGGCTGCGTGAAAGCCAGGAGGCCACCAAGGAACTGCTGAAGCTCAAAGACCGTCTCATTGAAGTGGAGAGGAAT AATGCAACACTGGAGGCAGAGCGCCAGGCTATGCAGGCCCAGCTGAGGCAGTTGGAGAGTCAGTCTGACAGCCAGCAGGCTCAGGTCCTCGCACTGCAGAGGCAGGCTGCCTCACTGCAGGAGAACAACACAGCCCTGCAGACACACAACGCTAACCTGCAG GTGGAAAAATCCACTCTGAACTCACAGAGTGCTTCCCTCATGGCCCAGAATGCTCAGCTGCAGCAGCACCAGTCGGGCACAGAAAGCGAGCGTGACGGCGCCATGCGGGAACGCGAAGACCTGCGCGTTGTTCATGAGCAGCTGTTACGAGATCACGAGCGGCTGGCAGCTCTGCATGAGCGGCAAGCTATGGAGTACGAGGCCCTGATGGGCAAGCATGGCTGTGTGAAAAACGCCCATCGTACTCTGGAGCTGGAGCATCGCACACTGCAGGACAG GTACAATAGCCTGTTGCAGCAGCGTACCAAGCTAGAAGACCTGGAGAAAGCCCTGAAGGAAGAGCAGCTGAGGATGGCTCTGGAGAAAGAACAGCACAGGACCACTGCTGCTGAATGTCGCAGGCTCCGTGACGAGAAGGACTG GCTGAACCAGACATACCGTCAGCTTCTTAACGACAACGAGTTGCTAACGACGGATCACAAGCAGCTCAAGAGCCAGCTGAATGAGGCCAAGCTGGAGCACACCTGGCTGGAGGCCGACTTCTCCAAGCTCAAGAAGGAGTTTCAGCAGCTGGACATTACCTCCACAAAGCTCACCAACCAGTGTGAG CTACTGGGCCAGTTGAAGGGCAACCTGGAGGAAGAGAATCGCCACCTGCTCAGCCAGATCGAGACCCTGATGCTACAGAACCGAACCCTTTTGGAGCAGACTATGGAGAGCAAGGATCTGTTTCACGTTGAAGAGAGACAGTATAT TGACAAACTTAATGATTTGAGGAGGCAGAAGGAGAAGCTGGAGGAAAAGATAATGGACCAGTACAAATTTTATGAACCATCCCCTCCTCGCAG ACGTGGAAACTGGATCACCCTAAAACTGAAGAAGTTGATTAAGTCCAATAGCCGTGAGCATGGTCCCGACtgcccacccacacccacaaacTCAGGCTTTACGGACCCACACCTCACCTGTCAGGACAACAGCTCCTTCATCAGCTCAGATGGCTCTGGAGGCTCGGCCTCAGCAGGTGATGCCATCTCACCCCATCGTAAGAGCA ACAAGGATTCAAATGATAGCGCTGTGCCATCTGGATTGGAGGACGACGAGCTGCAAAATCACG GGCTGAATGGCGTCCAGAGTCGTGCCCAAAGTGAGAGCAGCGGTGAGTTCAGCCTGAGTCTGGAAAATGAGCCATGGTCAAATGGCAGCAGCCCTGTCCAGCAGCCTCCATCACGCcgctccttctcctccttccaGCCCCCCAGTGATACCTccaccccccaacacacacagaagcagcagcagcggcacaGGGAGAAGGCCTCTACCATGCCCATCGTCAACAGCCAGAATTCAGATATTCAGTCTACACCACAACAGAGAAAGCCTGGGCTCTCTCAAGACTTCTGGCTAACAAGGGGTACAAAGAGCATCCGGAGGGGGCCAAGAGGGAAAGTGACGCGTCACTCGTCAGATTCAACAGGCACAGTCAAAATGAACCCAGGGCCGAATGTGATGAATTCAAATTCAAGCTCTAGCAAAGCTGAAACTACTCAAACCTTAGCTTGTTCGCCTATCACAGTACTGTATGTTCAGGGCAAGTCATCCTCAATGTCTGGTTGCCTCAACTGCTTCTCAACCCCTCTGGGCAAAGAGGGGCGACTTAAAGGGCCCAGGTCGCCCAAAAGTCTCCCCCGAGCCAGCAGTGTAATTTCCACCGCAGAGGGATCATCCCGGCGCTCCAGTGTAAACAGTGACTGCAGGTCAACTGTAAAGACTGACCCGCTTTCCGCCAAGGTTTCAGAAGCGAGCGGGGGTCAGGAGGAAACAGTAAGTCAACCTGAACCAGAGGCCAATAACAGTGagcctgagcctgagcctgagCCCATTCCCCCAGTCAAACCTCCCAGAGACCCAACGGTTTTTGATCCCACAGACGGACCCAAATCCCCTGTGCAGGAGTCCCTTTTTGGCTCCTCATTCACTTTTAACTCTGTCTTCTCTAACACGATCTTCAGTGATTCTGTGGTCACAACCACGACCAGTCTGGATGCCCTTGACACcaaccagaccttcctctgtcTAAATCCATCTCTGGTGCAAAACTGTCCACTTGAGAGCCAGGAGTCCCCTCCTCCTAAGACACCACAAACACTGATCAACGTGGAGAAGGAGCAGAGTCAAAATGCGGAACGTGCAGCTGGGATAGAAGAGAAGGACAAGCCACTCACAACTGCATGA